Proteins found in one Atribacterota bacterium genomic segment:
- a CDS encoding PEGA domain-containing protein translates to MISNIFCLKSIKRLFNICIVVLAILLLALSVSSHAEQLKNGSLSINSNPKGAAVYLDNDFKGNTPLDIKNLETGQYNLKMILAGYEDWNSTVVVLPVLTVRISADLVPSQKKVEEFGSISVNSNPQGAKVYLDNNYTGDTPLNIRNVPVGRHNIRVELSGFEDWVTNITVSASQVERISMDLKSRTSVGSIAFNSIPQGADIYLNDVYEGLTPLNLTNINTGKYEVKISLQGYEDWFEEIEVSPSLTTRVYAELISEPQFGSITIYCDQKEAKVFMNGTYQTTINRIPVTIDDVKSRDYEIVIIKDGFRAWVRDIEIFPGEETSIDVQMTKILE, encoded by the coding sequence ATGATTTCCAATATTTTTTGTTTAAAATCAATTAAAAGATTATTTAATATTTGTATAGTAGTATTAGCAATTCTTTTATTGGCTCTATCTGTATCTTCCCACGCAGAACAATTGAAAAACGGCTCCCTTTCTATAAACTCAAATCCAAAGGGTGCGGCGGTTTATTTAGACAATGATTTTAAAGGTAATACTCCTTTAGATATAAAGAATCTTGAAACCGGACAATACAATCTTAAAATGATTTTAGCTGGATACGAGGATTGGAATAGCACTGTTGTTGTCTTACCGGTGTTAACTGTAAGGATTTCTGCAGATTTGGTTCCATCGCAAAAGAAAGTTGAAGAATTTGGTTCAATATCAGTAAATTCTAATCCCCAAGGTGCCAAGGTATACCTGGACAATAATTATACTGGAGATACTCCTTTGAATATTAGAAATGTTCCTGTTGGCAGACACAATATCAGGGTAGAACTATCAGGTTTTGAAGACTGGGTTACAAATATTACAGTATCTGCTTCCCAGGTAGAAAGGATATCTATGGATTTGAAATCCCGTACATCTGTTGGTTCTATAGCATTTAATTCTATACCCCAGGGAGCTGATATTTATTTAAATGATGTTTATGAGGGATTAACTCCTCTTAATCTAACTAATATTAATACAGGAAAATATGAAGTCAAGATTTCATTACAAGGTTACGAAGATTGGTTTGAAGAGATAGAAGTTTCACCTTCATTAACTACCAGGGTATATGCTGAGCTAATATCAGAGCCTCAATTTGGTTCAATCACAATATACTGTGATCAGAAGGAAGCAAAAGTTTTCATGAATGGAACCTATCAAACTACGATTAATAGAATCCCTGTAACAATAGATGATGTAAAGAGCAGAGATTATGAGATTGTAATTATCAAAGACGGCTTTAGGGCATGGGTTAGAGATATTGAGATATTCCCGGGTGAAGAAACCTCAATCGATGTTCAGATGACCAAAATATTAGAATAA
- a CDS encoding C69 family dipeptidase: MNLKKITYLIGLAMLTITIFANFAICAPCTTCTEIDINTTSCTTIICGKDATIDGSVITSHTNDCGHCDPRIAYVPAQDYEPGAERAVYEFILDYPRYCSYDRGPTYYPKAGEEIMEPIGYIPQVEHTYAYFDGVYGMMNEHQLAIGETTCSAKTYAAPIPNGEALFDIAELSKVALERCTTAREAIKLMGDLGEEYGYYGWGETLTIVDSKEAWVFSMLATPDGKSAIWAAQRVPDDEIAVLANQFTIREIDLDNPDYFMASENIFEISETEGWWDTEEPFDFCAVCGSGEYSHPYYSLRRKWRAYDLLAPSKEFSPWVEDDFTKEYPFSIKPDKKVSMQDVMAITRDYYQGTEFDLTKGLAAGPFGNPNRYESGVGEELVKGAWERAIGIFRSDYVQIIQTRDWLPSAIGGVMWYTPDVATTSCFIPIYAGSTELPEAYTIGTRSEYNEDSAYWVFNFVSNWADLKFSYMIDDIKEKYEELENKMFAFQPAIDQAASLLYEKNPELASEYLTEYCVNNGNSVVNEWREFGQYLVMKYIDGYVNEPEVGEGIGYPAEWLKEVGYDEGPTSYEKPGN; encoded by the coding sequence ATGAATTTAAAAAAAATAACCTACTTAATTGGTCTTGCAATGCTAACAATTACAATTTTTGCTAATTTTGCTATTTGTGCACCTTGCACTACCTGTACTGAAATTGATATAAATACAACCTCATGTACCACAATAATATGTGGAAAAGATGCTACAATAGATGGTTCAGTAATTACTTCTCACACAAATGACTGTGGACATTGTGATCCCAGGATAGCTTATGTTCCTGCACAAGATTATGAGCCGGGAGCAGAAAGAGCAGTGTATGAATTTATATTGGATTATCCCCGATATTGCAGCTATGACAGGGGACCAACCTATTATCCAAAAGCCGGAGAAGAGATTATGGAACCTATAGGATATATACCACAAGTTGAACACACCTATGCTTATTTTGATGGTGTTTACGGAATGATGAATGAACATCAATTGGCTATTGGAGAAACTACATGCTCTGCCAAGACATATGCTGCTCCAATTCCTAATGGTGAGGCATTATTTGATATTGCAGAACTTTCCAAAGTAGCATTAGAAAGATGTACAACAGCAAGGGAAGCCATCAAGCTCATGGGTGATTTAGGGGAAGAATATGGATATTATGGTTGGGGAGAAACTCTCACAATCGTAGATTCGAAAGAGGCATGGGTTTTTTCAATGTTAGCAACTCCTGATGGTAAAAGTGCAATATGGGCTGCACAAAGAGTTCCAGATGATGAAATTGCAGTCCTGGCCAATCAATTTACTATTAGAGAAATTGATTTAGATAATCCTGATTATTTTATGGCATCAGAAAATATTTTTGAAATTTCTGAAACTGAAGGCTGGTGGGATACAGAAGAACCTTTTGACTTTTGTGCGGTATGCGGGAGTGGTGAATATTCTCATCCATATTATAGTTTACGACGAAAATGGCGCGCTTATGATTTGTTAGCTCCTTCTAAGGAATTTTCTCCCTGGGTAGAAGATGATTTTACAAAAGAATATCCATTTTCAATTAAACCGGACAAAAAGGTTTCCATGCAGGATGTAATGGCAATAACTCGTGATTATTACCAGGGAACAGAATTTGATTTAACTAAAGGATTGGCCGCCGGACCATTTGGTAACCCAAACCGTTATGAAAGTGGAGTTGGCGAGGAATTAGTCAAAGGTGCATGGGAAAGAGCAATTGGTATTTTTAGATCTGATTATGTCCAGATAATACAAACAAGGGACTGGCTACCTTCTGCTATTGGCGGAGTAATGTGGTACACTCCTGATGTAGCCACTACTTCTTGTTTCATTCCAATATATGCTGGCAGCACTGAACTTCCTGAGGCATATACTATCGGAACCCGCTCTGAATACAATGAAGATTCTGCATACTGGGTATTTAATTTTGTATCCAACTGGGCTGATCTGAAGTTTAGCTATATGATAGATGATATAAAAGAGAAATATGAAGAATTAGAAAATAAAATGTTTGCATTCCAACCCGCTATTGACCAGGCAGCAAGCTTGTTATATGAAAAAAATCCAGAACTGGCAAGTGAATACTTGACAGAATACTGTGTTAATAACGGTAATTCTGTTGTAAATGAGTGGAGAGAATTCGGTCAATATTTAGTTATGAAATACATTGACGGTTATGTTAATGAACCTGAAGTAGGTGAAGGAATAGGTTATCCTGCTGAATGGCTCAAGGAAGTAGGTTATGACGAAGGACCAACTTCCTACGAGAAACCTGGAAATTAG
- a CDS encoding RNA-binding protein has protein sequence MQGSKLYVGNLSYSVNNQQLEELFAQYGTVKSVNIIEGKGFGFVEMSSSEEANKAMESLNNNDFNGRPLKIDEAKPQKPRRDYGDRKPRRNYDDDRRRY, from the coding sequence ATGCAAGGTAGTAAACTCTATGTTGGAAATTTAAGCTATAGCGTAAACAATCAGCAGCTGGAAGAGCTTTTCGCTCAATATGGTACCGTAAAAAGTGTCAACATTATCGAAGGCAAAGGTTTTGGATTTGTAGAAATGTCTTCTTCAGAAGAAGCAAATAAAGCTATGGAAAGTTTAAATAATAATGATTTTAACGGTCGTCCATTAAAGATTGATGAAGCCAAACCGCAAAAACCCAGAAGAGATTATGGCGATAGAAAACCCAGAAGAAATTATGACGATGACAGAAGACGTTATTAA
- the rpoD gene encoding RNA polymerase sigma factor RpoD, whose protein sequence is MANKKKIEGLIEKGKEKSYLTFQEIEDYLEDEILNINKIEDLYDALNRSGVDVIDEDEEKEEDISLEQKRKRRKDGIEEISKKDLATEIILGKGLELDDPVKMYLKEIGQIKLLNADEEIELAKRMEAGDLEAKRILVQSNLRLVVSIAKRYVGRGMLFLDLIQEGNMGLIRAVEKFDYRRGYKFSTYATWWIRQAITRAIADQARTIRVPVHMVETINKLVRVSRYLLQELGREPTIEEIAERMELPLEKIKGIIKTAQEPVSLESPIGKEDDSHLGDFIEDEDSPAPPKIASHTLLKEQLEGVLKTLTQREKRVLELRFGISDGHPHTLEEVGREFGVTRERIRQIEAKALRKLRHPSRSKKLRDYLD, encoded by the coding sequence ATGGCAAATAAGAAAAAAATTGAAGGTCTAATAGAAAAAGGCAAGGAAAAAAGTTATCTTACATTTCAAGAAATAGAAGATTATTTGGAAGACGAGATTCTAAATATAAATAAAATAGAAGATTTATATGATGCCCTTAATAGGTCCGGAGTTGATGTTATTGACGAAGACGAAGAAAAAGAAGAAGACATTTCTCTTGAACAGAAAAGGAAAAGAAGAAAAGATGGGATTGAGGAAATATCAAAAAAAGACTTAGCTACTGAAATAATTCTTGGTAAGGGACTTGAATTGGATGATCCTGTAAAGATGTACTTGAAAGAAATTGGACAAATAAAGCTATTGAATGCAGATGAAGAGATAGAACTGGCAAAACGCATGGAAGCAGGGGATTTAGAAGCTAAGAGAATTTTGGTGCAATCAAATTTAAGGTTGGTTGTGAGCATAGCTAAACGTTATGTCGGAAGAGGGATGCTATTCTTAGATTTAATTCAAGAAGGAAATATGGGTTTAATAAGAGCTGTAGAAAAATTTGATTACCGAAGGGGTTACAAATTCAGCACATATGCTACCTGGTGGATACGTCAAGCAATAACAAGAGCTATTGCTGATCAGGCACGCACTATCAGAGTCCCGGTACATATGGTGGAAACAATTAATAAATTAGTAAGGGTCTCAAGGTATCTCCTACAAGAACTTGGAAGAGAACCGACTATTGAAGAAATTGCAGAAAGAATGGAACTGCCTTTGGAAAAAATTAAAGGTATAATTAAGACTGCTCAGGAACCGGTTTCTTTAGAAAGTCCAATAGGCAAAGAAGATGATAGTCATTTGGGAGATTTTATAGAGGACGAAGACTCACCGGCACCTCCAAAAATAGCTTCGCACACTTTATTAAAGGAACAACTTGAAGGTGTGCTGAAAACACTGACTCAGAGGGAAAAAAGGGTTCTTGAATTGAGATTTGGAATTAGTGACGGTCACCCACATACCCTGGAAGAAGTCGGAAGAGAGTTCGGGGTTACCCGTGAAAGAATAAGGCAAATTGAAGCCAAAGCTCTTCGAAAGTTAAGACACCCGAGCCGTAGTAAAAAATTGCGGGATTACCTTGATTAA